The Lagenorhynchus albirostris chromosome 17, mLagAlb1.1, whole genome shotgun sequence nucleotide sequence CCAGATGTACTTGTATTGCATAATAACCCACCCCCACAAATGCCAAACTTGACTTAATTGCTGAGGATTAAGAAGATCCTCTAACTGGCAAGAGCTTTTTCTGATGTCAACGTTTTTTTGTCCGTTCGATACATACTAAAAGGAACTAAGAatctagagtagttcctttagcagcCCTGAGTTCTATAACCACAATGGAGTTCCTGTTTGAACTTAAGAGACTGTTACGAACTTTTCCCGTTCTACTTGAAGGGAAAATGAAGAACTTAGTTGCTTCTCTGACTCTCAGCGACATAACTATGCTTTGGGCTACAGTGTTAATAATGTCTAGGATGAAATTAAGGTAGCAAAAATGGGAGTTATCTAAGAAATAACCAGAAAATGCTTTAGAATAGAGAAATGAACCATGAGAGGAACGTTTCTAGGAGCTGTCTGATGGTATAGGAGGGACTGCAACATGAAGGCCATCCACCGCTGTGACTGTATATTGTCATTGTTGTTTGTCCACTTCCTTCTGTTGGTGGAAATAACTGATTCCAATATGCTGCTGCCACCAAAAGATGACCATTAGAGGAAGAGCAAGACTCCTTCACAAGCGTAACAAAGGAGCAAACTATTTCTTAAGGCAGCAATGCCAGCCTGACTTTATTCTACCTGAAGACTATTTCCCTCTTGAAAAGCCTCTTACATGAGCATCTGCGAAGTCGTATGTGACTGTACTGGCTCAGCAATTATTCATCCAGATAGAGGGTACTTTAGGGGTTGGAGGTggaaggaagaacaaaacaacTTTTCCCTCCAAGTGTAAACACAAAGCTTTAGCCGATCTTGGGAGCGTTATGATCACAGGTTTCGGCTTTCCTCCAAGTTCCTTTTTGGAAATTCTGGTTGGAGCTGAGTAAGGCCCCTCGGCTCACGCCATTCACAGCCTGGGGCAGAAGCTGTGTGGGCGCCTCTGTGCTCACAGGAGGCAAGGGAGCTGCTGGTGGCGGAGGCGcaggtggaggaggtgggggtaACGCGGACATCCCTGGTGTGGAGGGTGGAGTCGGCGATGACGGGGATGTGAGAGGTGAGCTGGCCCCAGATCCTGCTGAATTACTGGAGTTGCTGTATTTTGCTGAATGCTCTTCACTATTTTCAACAGCAGATCGTTTTGACTTCTTTCAAGCTAagatcttcctcttttttctttcttcttcggATCCATGGTGAGACTGAGCTCTCGTCAGTCTTCGATGCTGGTGGATCTGTTTCTGTTCTTCAATTAGCCTCTTTTCTATACATTCTTTGGCAATTCTCAATGCCTCTTTTAACTTTGTGGGGATCTTAAACTGTGGCTTTTTGGAAGTAGTTAGCAGAACATCACTGAATAATGGCATCTGTAAGAGCGGGGAGACGGTGGACATGCCATTTTTACAGGCTTCACAAGACAGCGTAGACTCCAACATGGCCACCACAGCCACAGACGGTGCAGGAGGGAAGGAGTGTACAGGCACTGAGTCTGGCGGTCGTCCGTAAGTCATTTCATACAGTAAGTGGCCAAAGCAGTGAACGTCCACACCCTCCAATGTGTTGATTTTCCtgaattgtgagaaataagatcagtagaaggaaggaaggcccAACAAGGAATTCTCAAGGTCCAGCAGCTGGCAAGCGTCCCCTTCCAGCATCACGTTGGAAGCATGAAGATGCCCAGAAGGGAATCCCTTGTCGTGGAGAAACTTTAGTACCTCTAATATTTGCCACccatatgtttttatttgctgAAGTTCAAGGCCTTGAATCTTCTTAGGGCTGCAGTACTTCCTTAGGAATGGCTCTTTTGGTTTTGCCTTGTAGATCAGGTCCTTCAAAGTTCCTTTTTCATTAAACATTCTAATTAGCAATGCTGAGGATTCGTTAGCTGTGGCAAAGGGTGTAAGGGTGCAAACAAGACGGCAGAAGTTTGATTAGACACTGAAAATCTTTATCTGACAGATACTTGTCAGGACCAAGGCCAGCCCAGCTTAACACTAGCCGTTCCTTTGGCTGATTTTTAATCTTCACcaagaaatatttcttccttATCCTCCAACCTATGTCTTTCAATGGTTCCACCACCTCCCACTTTGGTTCTGATTGGAAGAACACGGAAACCTGTTGTAAGGCAATCTCAGTATAGCTTGCAGAATAGTTGTTTGGATCTAAAAACTTCTTAACCAGCTCACAATTAAACAAGATATGATTTGTGGTGATAGCGTTGAGAGAGCGCTGAAGACCTTTCTGCCTCTCAGCTATGAACTCATGATCCATGTTACCAATCaattttgggggaggaagaggtAGACTGAGGCCTGCAATCTGCAAGCTGCTGTTCCGCAAATCAAAGTCGCTGTATCTCCTAACCATCTGCCAGCTATTTTCTACAGAAACTCCTCTTTGTACCCGAATGATATATTCCGTGTGGGACTGCAGGCTCTGGCTCGCCTCGATGGCTGCTGTCAGCGGCACCGTGTCGTCCAGCAGGACCTTGCCGGCTGGCGGCTTCTCCATGAAGGCCATCCCGGAACGCCCGTCCACCACCGCCTCAGGACCAGGGGCAGAAACCAGAGGTGCCGACTCCCGTCGCCCACCGGGATCCGCCGCCGCCCTGGAGCCACTCTTGAGTCTTCTTGGTAAGTCTTTTGTTTGCAGAAACTGGAATTCGTTTTTTTGCTACCTGCAACTAACAACACTCTATCTGTATAACGAGTGGTGAGCTGGAGTCGGCGCACACTGGCTCAAGACAGCCAGTTCTGCACTTGTCCCAACATCTCGTTCATTGATTTTACATCGAGAGCTTCATATCAACCATGCTAAGAGTAAGGACACTACAGAAACTGGCAAACACCACAACTCAGAGATCCAGTCGTTATAAACACTTCCCAGCATGCCACTGGATACAACccaatttcaaattttctgttcATTAAACCAACCTTTTTACTCCCATAATGAAGCTATAAATTAGCATTTACCAATGGAATACTGCATATATTTGGGTTTCTAATAAGGctttatttagggaaaaaaacctcAAGTGTCTGAAATACTGCTATAAAATACTCCATATGAAAAATTACTgataatgtaaatttaaaaagattataaaacaTTATGCACagtaagagacagaaagagagaatataTTTAGATAGACAGATACTAGGATTGTTGAGCTCGACACCAATATGTTCACACTGTCATCTCTGGGTGGTAGAATTACAGATGATTCTTATATTTTTTGCAtgactatttttttccctaaattttccATCATGAACATGTATTACCttagtaataaagaaaaacacaatttatgcttttaaaaggaagaaatttagTGTTTTTTGTTCATGAACACAAGAAgacactatttttatttcatttgtatccAGGTAGAGCCTATATAATTCTCTGCAGGTAGGAAGATAGTTCCAGTTTTTAAATCGGATGATTCTGTGCTACTATCTATAGTACAAAGTTATAACCTTGTTCTCTGACACTACCGCCAAGAAGATGttgcagacagaaaataaattacaatatGCATTATAAGAAGAGTGCTGAATTCACataatcattttgaaaataaaatctaagcCAAAATCTCTCCCATTTTGAAATACGTATGTGATATGACCCGTGAAACTGCATTAACTCTATTCTTAAAGATAATGAAGTAAAGGAGCATTGGCCATGAGTCGAAAGATTTGGTTTCTAGGTCTAGAGGTCAACCTTATTAGCCTTATGCCTCTGGCAAGCAGCAACCTCTCTGAACCTAAACCTTCACGTTTGTTAAATGGGGCTAATACCTACCCATTTCTCTTCACAGTATGAGACAAAGTAGATGAAAGAACTATTAAGTGAAAGATGGTATTATGTGCCACCACTTCATTACAGACACATCTTAAGTCTTGTAACAATTGTATTTTGTTCCACTCTGATACAAAAGACATCCTTATAACTAGCAATGTATGAtgctagtttccctggtaaccagttAACTTCCTCACTGCTTTAAAAagctttgtattaaaaaaaaattttcttttctttgctgccTTACTGTTTTTGACTTGCCTCAAAAAATACAAGAATGATACCAATAGAGTACTATTACCGCAACATGATACCGGATGGGGAGAGAAAGCTATAGATAATTTTCTGTAAGGGATATTGCTACAAAAgtcctataacaaaatactagcaagtagaaccattaaaagaataatataccttaACCAAGTAAGAATCATTCTAGGAATATAACAGTAAGTTAATTTTAGATAATTTAGGATAATTTACCAAATTAGTAGatcaaaggtgaaaaactttAAGCATCTCAAATGCCCCAAAAtgcatttgaataaaataaacaaccatTCCCAAATAAATACTCCCACAGAAGTAAAGATAAAAGGGCAAAGTTATCATTATTTGCAAGTGATTatgaaataaacaagaaaaggtACTGAAAAACTACTAGAAAACTCAGTATGCAGCTGatgacaaaattaacatacaaaaatcaatagtttgtctatttacaaacagaaaccataatgagagaaaagattccatttacaattgcaaccaAAGAGAAGTAAACCTGagtataaacaacaaaaatgataatGGACTCTAGTTTTCATCTCTATTGAGGGATCTCAAAAAAGACTAGAATAGAAAGATTCAGTATTAGGATGAGAGCAGCTGTATCAGTCAGGCTCCTGGCAGGAAAACTGATGACACACTTCAAGGAGTAACTGAGGAGAAATTCATGAAAGAACTATTTACTAAGGACTGGGCAGGGTGAAGCTCCCAGAGGGTAGCCACAGCAGCAGGAAGCTGTTACCACCGTTACTTCCAGACCCTAGGGAGGACTCTGACTATGGGCAAGGAAACATCAGGCAGAAGGTGAGCCTTCGGGAGACAAACGGTGCTAAGAGGGTGACAGGCTGGGAAATACACCCTaacctctcttccctcccaccctcccatctcCTACCAGTCCTGCCAAGTCCAACAAGAAGCCAGTGGCAAGACAGCCCTGATGAGGCCGTCCATAAAGGTCAGCCCCCTGAAGCGCAGAGCAAGAGGGAGGGAGTGAATACACTGAAAGCGCGGAAAGTACATCCAGCGCAGCAGCTGGTCTCTTCTGACTGTTTACTCTCTGCCAGGCGCTGCTCTAACCACTTTATCTGCATTAATTCTAATAATGCCAGTTTGCCCAAACGACAAATTCCAACAATCCCAGTAAAAACACCCACAGGATATTTTACGGGTAGTGAGAGGGGAGTTTTTGACTAATGATAAATTCTTCTAGGATAATAACCACGCATGcacaagagagaaaagaggggagaATAGTcctattacatattttaaaatattattaagctGTAATTAAAACAGTTTAATCCTGGCACATGTATACACTCACTGAAACACAATAGAGCCCAGTGATAGACCAAACAGACACAACAACTTCACACACGATAAAGGCAGCATTTCAAATACATGGGGGAAAAGGTGTGTAAGTTGATAAACGATTTAGGGGAAACTGGATagtaaggagaggaaaaaagctGGATTTCTGCCTTACTCCTTACACCACAATAAATTCCACAGATGGAGCAAAGatcaaaacatgaaaaacaaactgtgggggcttccctggtggtgcagtggttgagagtccgcctgctgatgcaggggatgcgggttcgtgccccggtccgggaagatcccacatgccgcggagcggctaggtccgtgagccatggccgctgagcctgcgcgtccggagcctgtgctctgcaacgggagaggccacaacagtgagaggcccgcgtaccgcaaaaaaacaaaaaccaaaaaactgtgtTAATAGAATTATCGAAAGAATAATGTAACAGACTGTAGGAGAATACATGAAAGACCTATTATCTTGAGGCACAGCAGATAATACTCTATGACATAGAACCAGAagccttaaaaggggaaaaagtataCATTTCACTAAATAAAactaccacacacaaaaaattaccataaaaagtaaaaagaaattcgataaaatattagtaatattaTAAAACGAATTTATTTCCCTAATGGTGGAAAATTACTCTTATGATACAAGaagatattttacatattattttaaaatataaatgccattcaaataaaaatatacatagtatCACTTATAACTAAAGAGAAGCGAAACAGACCTAATGAGACACCTTTTTATTTTAACCCATCACGCTATCAAGGACAAAAACATTGATGATACCTCACTGCCAGTGAGGGTGTGGAGATGACAGAAGAAACAAACAGCTGGAATTCTGCATTATTCAAACTCTCACCATCTAACTCAGGGACCAGAGTATGATCAGTTTTCAGATGGACCCTTCACTGTCCAGGCTGTCCCGACTCTGGCCATCCAAATCTCAGGAACTAAACAGAGTTCAGTAACACCTCATCTTTCACTATTTGAACTCATTGTACAAACTCTCACTATGCTAACTTAAGAAAAGATCTGGGCAACAAGGAATACACTGTGAAGTATACACGGTTTTGCAGTGAGAATGTCAATTGATGCAACCCTTTTGGAGCTAGCAAAATTGTAAATGCATGTAGCTTTCGACCCAAGTTCTTCCCCTCCCAGAAATGTATACCATGAACATACGTTGGAATGTAAAGATATGTGCACAGgacattcactgcagcactgtttataagaGGCACAAAAAAATACTGTTAGCCtaaatacctctttttttttggggggtgcacCAAcgtggcctgcgggatcttagttcccccaccagggactgaacccaggcccctgcagtgaaagcgctgagtcctaaccactggactgccagggaattcgcTAGCCTAAATATCTTAATTGACAGGGACCTAAGTTAAAGTACATCCATGCACTGCAATTCATGAGTTCCTAGTCTTCTGGAGATGACTGATACTGGGAAAAGGCCACTTAGTGAACTCTCTCAAGCTAAGCACCAAAATGTAActataaaattgaaaatgataactgattttcaagattttgacttgaaaaataacaaatataaaaacaagtttAAGTTATAGTTAACAAGATGTAAGTTATAATTTTAACTATGCACAAATTCtaagaataaaaaacagaatcgtgttgactttattttttagtgtaAGCTTTTCAACAAAATTGTATAACATAATATAATACATCCTTCATGTTTTTTTCTCAATCACAATGATCATCTTTTCAAAAGTACTGAATGGCTTCATCCATTTTTCCTAAGGGTCTCTCTCTAATCATTTGCATCAAAAGTCACTGCAATCGAATCAGGCTCCCTTAAAAAACAGCTAGCATGTTattatgacccagtaatcccactactgggcatataccctgagaaaaccgtaattcaaacagagtcatgtaccacaatgttcattgcagctctatttgcaatagccaggacatggaagcaacctaaatgtgcatcgacagatgaagggataaagatgtggcacatatatacaaaggaatattactcagccataaaaagaaacgaaattgagttatttgtagtgaggtggatggacctagagtctgtcatacagagtgaagtaagtcagaaagagaaaaacaaataccatatgctaacaaatatatatggaatctaaaaaaaaaaagaaaacaaggttctgaagaacctaggggcaggacaggaataaagacgcagacgtagagaatggacttgaggacacgtggagggggagggggaagggtaagtttggacgcagtgagagagtggcatggacttatatacactaccaaatgtaaaatagatagctagtgggaagcagccacatagcacagggagatcagctcagtgctctgtgaccacctagaggggtgggatagggagggcatgagcgagatgcaagagggaggagatatggggatatatgtatatgtatagctgattcactttgttataaagcagaaactaacacaccattgtaaagcaatcatactccaataaagatgctaaaaaaataaaaataaagacatctaGTATGTTATCATCTTAGATCTTCAGTTGGCAGTCTGTCAACAGCGTTGAATTTTTTAATGTCACACCCATGAATTTTATGAAAACCTGCATACTTTTTGCAAGATAAGCAATTTCATTTTGCAGCTGATTTTATTGTATTtgaccaataaaaatattaataatgcaaCAGGAACAATACTTAAGtgggaacaaattttaaaagtggtACTTTAttactaaatttttttcttccaataacCAATCTAGTAACATACATACTACGCAGTCTCTTAAGAGAATGACATACCTACTATACTGATACAAAGATGCTCAAGATTTGTGTATTTACGGAACAACGTTTATTATGATCccatgtgtttaaaaatattttcctatgtaTACTTGTAATACATATCAAGGTGTTTATGTGACCAAATTTGCAAAAAAACCTTCAAGAAACTATAAACACTACTTACCTCTGGGGAACTGGGAAGGAAAGGTTTCCTTAACTGCATTCTATACCcttctgaattttttaattttaccacAAGGAGGTATTACTTTTACaataatgatggtggtgatgatgatgctgTAACTAAGCTTTAAATCAAGTCCCTAGTAATGATATAGAAAATCTGTGATTCCAGCTCCCAGGAGTTTAAACTAAGTCCTAACTTAGAAATCTCAAATGCTAGTTAATGAAAAGCCTTTCAAAAGACATTCTTATGCAATACTTGATTACCCTAATAgtttttttccaaatgtattaCTTCAGAGAGCAAACTTTTTATTCCATTATCCTTTAAACAGGAATGAGTTTTAATGGAACGAAGTTTAATGTAACAATGAATCAAAAATTCACTGACAATGTTTTAGATCCCCACATTGCAACTAACTTCTCAGAAACTACCATTTCTTGAGTTCTGGTTCATATCAAAGAAAACTATCCGCAATTACAAGGACAGGCTACGACAGTACCCCTCTCTTTTCCAACGAGCGGGGCCAGCTTTTCTTCATGTACTTCAGCCAAAGCAACAAGTTCCAAGCAGACTGTCTGCTATTAAGCCAAAACTAATGAGATTTGCAAAGTGTAAATCAATGCCACTCTCCTCATTAACtttttttgctttggaaaatatagatttttttccattaaaaaacattatgttaaCATGCAACTGgtattacagttatttttaaatgaacagtaTTTgaattcttctattttattttctaatacaaAAACATATCAATAGACGAAACCcctataaacaaaagctctttggagtcTTCAACAAGTTTTTAGAGTGGAAAGGGGTCCTGAAACCAAAACTTTTGAGATGGTACAGACCAAAAGGCAAACAGCTGGGAACAATTTGTGTACAACTGGGATGAATGAATTATAAcatggtggaggtgggggggggaatGAAATGTTACAGGTACTTAATTTGTTTTTACATACAAttcaatgcctttttaaaaagttaagaaatgggagaaaatgtatTTCAAGTTTTCATATTAACCTACATATTTAGATTTCCAGTGTCTTCATTTCATCCTGTGGATCTGAGTTACCATCTGGTGTCATTTCCTGACAACCTTAAGAACTTCTcatatttcttgtaaggcaggtctgcTTGCCACAAATTCTCTCAGTCTCTGCACAGGAATGTATTTCACCCTCGTTTCTGAATGATAGCTTTGCTAAATATAGAATTATTCACAGAcagctttttctctttcagcacttCAGGTGTGCCGCCCCGCTGCCCCGagtgtttctgatgagaaggcGGCCGCTGATCATACCCATGATCCTCCGTATGCATTGAGTGCTTTTCCTCTTGCTGATCTCAAGGTTTTCTCTTGTCTTTCAACAAGATTGTCTATGTTGTGTCTAGGCACAGGTCTCATATTTATCCTACTAAGATTCACTGAGCTTCTGGATGTGAAGTTTacagtttttcatcaaatttggaaagctTCCCAAAAGGCTATTTTCCACACCTTTccctctccttctgagactcccaTTACGCCTATGTTGTATGCTTGACCCTGAGGCTCTGTTCCATTTTCCTCCaatcatttttctctgtttttcagattgaATCATATCTACTGGTCTGTCTTtaaattcactgattctttttattAGCATCTCAAAACTGCTGTTGAgaccctctagtgaatttttcatttcaagtaTTGTAGTCTTCAagtctagaatttccattttaacttttttttttttttttttttgtcgtacgcaggcctctcactgctgtggcctctcccgttgcggagcacaggctccggacgtgcaggctcagcagccatggcttacgggcccagccgctccgcggcatgtgggatctccccggaccggggcacaaacccgtgtcccctgcatcggcaggtggactctcaaccactgcgccaccagggaagcccagagacacTTTTTTTTGACCGCTCCTTTTTCCTGTGCACTAGTCacgctttttttcctgtttccttccgTGGCttgtaattttgttgttgttaaatctatggattttatataatataatacagcAACTCTGAATTCTGATTCTTTCCCCCCAATAGGTATTGTTGCTGTCTTACTTTTGTTTCTGTCTGGTATCATGTCTGGGCTAAATATGTGAACTCTGTCTCCCTGTGATATGCcaccactgatgtctctgctcagtcttgttttaaatgtatctttttatttttaagcctgaCTTCCTGAGGGGTTGCAGCTTTGCATAATTTCACGGTCAACTTGTGACTCGACAGAGGTTATGCTCAAACACCTTTAGCCAGTGAGGCTCCCACCTGTGCTGATGGGTATGTGCATGGGTAGGGGAGCTCCTGGGAAATTCAGTCTGTTTTCCAGTTTGCCCCAGGTTTATCTTTCCTCAGGCCCTTTCACATCTCCCAGGTGCATGCAGAGAACTCCAGG carries:
- the LOC132507821 gene encoding LOW QUALITY PROTEIN: PX domain-containing protein kinase-like protein (The sequence of the model RefSeq protein was modified relative to this genomic sequence to represent the inferred CDS: inserted 2 bases in 1 codon; substituted 2 bases at 2 genomic stop codons), with amino-acid sequence MAFMEKPPAGKVLLDDTVPLTAAIEASQSLQSHTEYIIRVQRGVSVENSWQMVRRYSDFDLRNSSLQIAGLSLPLPPPKLIGNMDHEFIAERQKGLQRSLNAITTNHILFNCELVKKFLDPNNYSASYTEIALQQVSVFFQSEPKWEVVEPLKDIGWRIRKKYFLVKIKNQPKERLVLSWAGLGPDKYLSDKDFQCLIKLLPSCLHPYXPFATANESSALLIRMFNEKGTLKDLIYKAKPKEPFLRKYCSPKKIQGLELQQIKTYGWQILEVLKFLHDKGFPSGHLHASNVMLEGDACQLLDLENSLLGLPSFYXSYFSQFRKINTLEGVDVHCFGHLLYEMTYGRPPDSVPVHSFPPAPSVAVVAMLESTLSCEACKNGMSTVSPLLQMPLFSDVLLTTSKKPQFKIPTKLKEALRIAKECIEKRLIEEQKQIHQHRRLTRAQSHHGSEEERKKRKILAXKKSKRSAVENSEEHSAKYSNSSNSAGSGASSPLTSPSSPTPPSTPGMSALPPPPPPAPPPPAAPLPPVSTEAPTQLLPQAVNGVSRGALLSSNQNFQKGTWRKAETCDHNAPKIG